A part of Aegilops tauschii subsp. strangulata cultivar AL8/78 chromosome 2, Aet v6.0, whole genome shotgun sequence genomic DNA contains:
- the LOC109776009 gene encoding BTB/POZ and MATH domain-containing protein 2-like has protein sequence MASNSTAAVSHGQCLTKSSSRCLTPSFTATHNFEVTSYPLLQGIGVEKLVSSTVFSVGGFNWTISFFPDGVRHGSFGNASAFLNCLSPEKDVRARFTLNLLDKSGTQVTKFEEMEYIFTPKCVYRGYAQFIGKSWLKSWSDSNGSFIIRCVLTVIGEPRSEVRRNHVLVPGRSLQDQLEDMRKKGEGADVTFSVCGQLFHAHRCLLAARSPVFKAELFGPMKEKATRSIKVEDIEPPIFEALLHFVYTDSLPDDEQSKDWNTAKLQHLLVAADRYGLDGLMVLCESKLCESIDVETVATTLVLAEQHHCKDLQEACVEFMAPQNVLQAVMATDGFKHLVASCPLLMKDILDRISRTD, from the exons ATGGCCAGCAACTCCACCGCTGCAGTTAGCCATGGCCAGTGCCTAACCAAGTCCTCGTCAAGATGCCTCACCCCAAGCTTCACCGCCACGCACAATTTCGAGGTGACAAGCTACCCGCTGCTCCAGGGCATCGGCGTTGAAAAGCTCGTCAGCTCGACGGTCTTCAGCGTCGGCGGTTTCAACTGGACGATCAGCTTCTTCCCGGACGGCGTGAGACATGGCAGCTTCGGCAACGCTTCGGCGTTCCTGAACTGTCTCAGCCCAGAAAAGGATGTGAGAGCAAGGTTCACCTTGAACTTGCTGGACAAAAGTGGAACACAGGTCACCAAGTTTGAGGAGATGGAGTATATCTTCACCCCCAAATGCGTTTATCGGGGCTATGCTCAGTTCATCGGGAAATCGTGGCTGAAATCATGGTCTGACAGCAATGGGAGCTTCATTATACGGTGTGTTCTGACCGTGATCGGAGAACCCCGCTCTGAGGTCAGGAGGAACCATGTTCTTGTTCCGGGGCGGAGTCTGCAAGACCAGCTGGAAGACATGCGTAAGAAGGGAGAAGGAGCAGATGTGACCTTCAGCGTGTGTGGCCAACTGTTCCATGCTCACAGATGCTTGCTGGCTGCAAGATCTCCGGTTTTCAAGGCGGAACTGTTTGGTCCCATGAAGGAGAAGGCAACACGAAGCATCAAG GTGGAGGACATCGAGCCCCCAATCTTCGAGGCGCTTCTTCACTTTGTGTACACGGATTCCTTGCCTGATGATGAACAGTCCAAAGATTGGAACACGGCAAAGCTTCAGCACTTGCTAGTTGCTGCGGATCGGTATGGACTTGATGGGTTAATGGTGCTTTGTGAAAGCAAGCTCTGTGAGAGCATTGACGTCGAGACTGTTGCAACAACACTGGTTTTAGCAGAGCAGCACCATTGCAAGGATCTCCAAGAAGCTTGTGTTGAGTTCATGGCTCCACAGAATGTTCTGCAAGCTGTTATGGCAACAGATGGATTCAAGCATTTGGTTGCGAGCTGTCCTCTGCTCATGAAGGACATATTGGACAGGATTTCTCGTACTGACTAG